CAACTATTATGGCAGAGCGCGTACATCCACTAGTTGTTGAAGTTTATGGGTCCTGGGAACTTTTTTATGTTGATACTCTAAAAGAGCCTTAAGAGACTTTTCTATGGCCTGTTGGGAATGGAAGGCTATCAAATTAGTAATATGGTTATTATTTTTGATATCCTCGAGCAAAATCAAATCATCCTGTGCAGCTTTAAGCCATTCCTTTGCCACACTCACAGCTCTATACCCTTTTTAAGAGAGTATCTATAAAAACTACCATCTAAATCGATGAGTTTCTCATACATCTTTTTGGTATGTACTATCAGATCAACAGCAATAATCTTTTGCAAATCCCGTATAGCCTGGGAGTATTTTAGATAAATCTCGCTTTTTTGTTTCCAATTCTGGGGAATAAAATCATCATTGGTAACAACGTACAGATCGATATCGCTTTCTTCGTTGGGAGTGCCGTAGGCATAACTGCCAAAGAGGATAACCTTATAGGGATTAAGCGGCTTAAGCCGCTCGACGATAAGCGCCTTTACCGTTTCGATATCTATCATGGTCTTCTTTATTCTAATATAGCCGCATTGACTGTCTTACCCAATGAATTATCTGTTTGCAAAGCTATATCAGTATATACACATTCCAGGGCATCCTTGTATACGGCGAGAGGTTTTTCTATAATAAATGGCACCGTTTCTAACAAGGTAATCGGAAAGGTTTTTAACCTTAGGAGTATATCTTCAAGTAAGAAAATATCTTTTTTTTGGGCATCGGCTATAATATCGGACCAGTTGAACTGGCGTTTCATCGCAATCCATAGTATATCAGCCACATCTTTGGGCTCATCCCTATTTAATAAGGCGCATATCTTGTTGCTTAATATATTACGCACCGTATCGATTCTTATAGGGCCCGAATACACGGGTATCCCAATACGGGGGATTCTGTCAGCAACAAAATCTAATTTTAGCGAATAACTCCCCTCCGTGATGATTACACGTTTAAAGTCTCGAGCATCAACAGGGATCTGCAACGAAGGATAACGCTTTACCAGGGTTCTATATATAGTACGAAACACATCAGGAAACTGGGCCGGATCACTGTAAAAAAAATCGAGATCATCACTATAGCGATGTTGTAAATAAAAGCGGCTGAGTGCAGTACCCCCTGTGAGATACAATCCTGAAGGTTCTGCAAAAACTATCTCCAGAATAGTGTCTTGCAGTTGGTATATACCCTGATAATTAAACAGTCCCATCACCGTATCGTATAACCCAATCTAATTCTTTGATTGGTTCTCGAATATCTAAAAACAAATAACGCCAGACCTTTCGGCGTTTCTCAAGATGAGGTCGAGGAAGGGGTCTGTTCATGGTTTCAAGACAGGATTTAATAAAATCTTTATCAAAGAGCTGGGTAATAATATCATACCCCACTAATTCAAAGAATAATTTATTGAATAATCGTTTTTTCTGCTGTATATCATTACCCTGCACAATGGCAAGCCATGTCTCCGGTGTTTCTCGAGTATCTCCCCAGGTGCAGGCATTCCATGCTTTGGTGATAATTTTTAACAGAGACGGCGTATCAGATCCCCTATCGCTTTGCATCATGATTATTTAAAACCACTACTCTAATGCCTGGGTAAGCGCTCTGAGCCACCCTACAAAGTTGGTATGCATGACAGCAAAGACCGCATCAATGTTTTGAGCGGCATCACTTACTATTTTTAACTTTTCAGGATGAAGTTTTGTTTTATATAAATTACGGAAAAGGTGCCTAAACCTCCTCAATTCGTCTATCTTTTCAAACAATTCTCTATCAGAAATAAGCGCAGGACGAACCCCTCTTATCTCCAATGCCATTCGATCTAACAAATCTCGATACCACATAGACTTATCAATTGAATTTTCAAAAAATTTTGCAATTCGAAAAAAATAAGCTTCAAAGGCATTATACAAAGCATGCAGGCAGCTACCCAGAACCATAAGATCAAGCTCATCGTTCCAAAAAGAACTCTGAACCCTGGCAAGGGCCTTTTCATATAACTTTACATTTTGAGTTATATAATCAAAGTCATTTTCTAATTCACTTATGAGTAATTCAATACTTGTTCTACTAATCACAGGGAACCTCTGCAAGAATAACCCCATGGGAGCGAATTGCCGCGGCCATAGAGGGAGGACAATCTTCGAGAGAAACCAGATCTATCGGTATTTCACATCCCTCGGTAATACGGAATATTTCAAGAATATCGCCCCCCTCGAGGGCCAGATCAATATCGCTTGTTGATCGATAGGACCGCCAGGTCTCATAGGTAGAACCAAAACCCCATACGCGGCGTACCTCAGGATATCGCTGTAGTATTTGTCTGGCCATATACTTTCCAAGATTCTGGGCATGTTGACGCCGTTGTGCAAGATCCTGAGCTTCCCGCTGATTTTCTTTTTTAATCCGTTCTGCCACGGAAACCGGATCTACCATACAAACACCTTTTTTTTAGAGAAAAAAAACACAGCCAAACCTCTTAGGCTCCAGAGGAGAAATGAAAAGGACAAGACCCAGCCCCAGGGCCTTTCAGGGCCCTGCAGCATCCTGGATCGTCCAGGAGCGTTTTTGCCCCTCATATAAAAACCCCGCTGGCCGCCGAAACAGGCTCAGAGGATTATACATCTTCTTTTGTAGTGTACCATCACCTTCCGGGTTTTTCAATGGTTCCCGATGAATTTCGTTCAGATATTGAACATTATTGTTTAGGATACTGGTGGCTAGCCATCATTGCATTTCTAGGATCATAAACGTCCTAGAAGACTACGTACTTTGTTATGAGCATGTAAATTCTTATAAATATATTGTGGGGCTCTTCTTTCTGCGATATACTCAATCAAAAAATATAAGGTGAGGAACCGATGGGGTTTATGGTGATACTTACGCTGGCAACCTTTGGGCTTTCTTGGTGTTTTGTCTGGTGTATACTGCGGCTTTCCCATAAAAAGGGGTGGTTCGATCACCACGACGAACGGAAGATCCACGAAGGGCAGATTCCCCGGCTGGGAGGGGTGGGATTTATAACAGCCTATGTAGGAATGGTGTGCATCCTTCTTTTAAGTGGGTTCTGGAAAGATAGGACTCAGGATCTTTCTTTCTTTCTTGTCCTTGCGGCGATGCTCCTTATTTTAATATTTGGCGTCTGGGATGATTTTAAACCCCTGCGGGCCAGGTATAAATTCCTTGTTCAGGCGATGGCCGCCCTGTTGGTGGTGCTGGCAGGATATAGATTTCAGCGACTTTCGTTTCCTGAAATTGGGCTTGTTTTTCAATTTGGCTGGCTTTCCTATCCTCTTACCTTTATATGGATTATCGGTATCATCAATGCCATTAACCTTATCGATGGGGTTGATGGCCTTGCGGGGGGCATCTCGGTCATTATTCTAGTATGGTATGCCGTCATTTACCTGATGATGAAAAATGTGCAGGCCTGGCAGTTTTCGCTCCTCCTCATAGGGGCTATTGGGGGATTCCTCTGTTTTAATTTTCCCGCCCCCCGGGCAAAAATCTTTATGGGGGATACGGGGAGCCAGTTCCTCGGTTTTTTTATCGCCCTCCTTCCCATCTGGGATACTGTCCAATGGGGAATTTCTCCCATCTCTCCACCCTATGCGGCGGGGCTCACCTTGATTCCCATTCTGGATACCTTTGCGGCTATCTGGCGAAGGGTCCGGGATAAACGGGGTATTTATGAGCCCGACCGGGAACATACCCACCACAAACTCATGGCCCTGGGGTGTACTGCCCTTCAGGTGGATGGAATTTTGTATGGCTTGCAATTCGTAAGCGGGCTGTGTATCGCCCTTTCGCTTACCATAGGAAAGGCTTTTCGGGTTCCCCTGGTGATTGCGGCGTACGGC
This is a stretch of genomic DNA from Treponema sp. J25. It encodes these proteins:
- a CDS encoding MraY family glycosyltransferase, giving the protein MVILTLATFGLSWCFVWCILRLSHKKGWFDHHDERKIHEGQIPRLGGVGFITAYVGMVCILLLSGFWKDRTQDLSFFLVLAAMLLILIFGVWDDFKPLRARYKFLVQAMAALLVVLAGYRFQRLSFPEIGLVFQFGWLSYPLTFIWIIGIINAINLIDGVDGLAGGISVIILVWYAVIYLMMKNVQAWQFSLLLIGAIGGFLCFNFPAPRAKIFMGDTGSQFLGFFIALLPIWDTVQWGISPISPPYAAGLTLIPILDTFAAIWRRVRDKRGIYEPDREHTHHKLMALGCTALQVDGILYGLQFVSGLCIALSLTIGKAFRVPLVIAAYGIVILFFVLLHYAYSHRIKGTEA
- a CDS encoding nucleotidyl transferase AbiEii/AbiGii toxin family protein encodes the protein MGLFNYQGIYQLQDTILEIVFAEPSGLYLTGGTALSRFYLQHRYSDDLDFFYSDPAQFPDVFRTIYRTLVKRYPSLQIPVDARDFKRVIITEGSYSLKLDFVADRIPRIGIPVYSGPIRIDTVRNILSNKICALLNRDEPKDVADILWIAMKRQFNWSDIIADAQKKDIFLLEDILLRLKTFPITLLETVPFIIEKPLAVYKDALECVYTDIALQTDNSLGKTVNAAILE
- a CDS encoding nucleotidyltransferase domain-containing protein, producing MVDPVSVAERIKKENQREAQDLAQRRQHAQNLGKYMARQILQRYPEVRRVWGFGSTYETWRSYRSTSDIDLALEGGDILEIFRITEGCEIPIDLVSLEDCPPSMAAAIRSHGVILAEVPCD
- a CDS encoding nucleotidyltransferase domain-containing protein, producing the protein MIDIETVKALIVERLKPLNPYKVILFGSYAYGTPNEESDIDLYVVTNDDFIPQNWKQKSEIYLKYSQAIRDLQKIIAVDLIVHTKKMYEKLIDLDGSFYRYSLKKGIEL
- a CDS encoding HEPN domain-containing protein; amino-acid sequence: MSVAKEWLKAAQDDLILLEDIKNNNHITNLIAFHSQQAIEKSLKALLEYQHKKVPRTHKLQQLVDVRALP